GCTTGGGAGAAAATGTTCAACGCCGTTACGGCAGACAATCTCGGGCTGGAATGGGAGCCTGCCCACCAGCACACCGCGCTGATTGATCCGATCCCGCAGCTGCGCAAATGGGTGGATAAGATCTTCCATGTCCATGGCAAGGATTCGACGATTGCCTGGGACATAGTCAAGGAGTACGGAATTCATGGTCCGAAGCCTTATGTGTGGGACCGGACGCCGGGCTTCGGGGATACGAACTGGACGGATATTATCACCATTCTCCGGCAGGGCGGCTATCAGGGCACGATTGATATTGAAGGCTGGCATGATCCGGTCTACCGTGACGAGCTGGAGATGACCGGCCAGGTCCATGCGTTGAATTACCTGAAGCATTGCCGGGGCGGCAGTATGATCTCGAATCCGGTTGTATGAGTTCAACGGAAAGACCTCATGATTCACATCTGCTGATGTGGCCGTGAGGTCTTTTGGGTTGTCGTTATACGATTAGATGAATCGCTTGATGGTCCAATAGGGGACGGTGAAGGTCCCTTTATTCGTTTCAATATGCAATGAATCTGCGGAGTGGTCGATTTGGCATACTCCGGTGTACGTTTCTCCGCTGATCAAATGCACGCGCTGGCATAGATTGGAGAGAAGTGCATGCTGAATATCCTGTTTAATCATACTCTTCACTTCCTCCTTGAATGCAGTATGCTTGTAAATCTCTTTACTTATTATTAAACACGAATAGGAGATTTTAACAGCGAAATTGGTTACAGTTTTGTACCATTTCACACCTATATAGTTGGCCTCAGATGGAGTAACATGTTCATGTACTGTCAGAGTAACGCTCTGCTCAGAGGGTATATATATTCTAGGAGGTGTTACCAATGAATTGGACAACCAGATTACAGCAGATCACCGTAACTCTTCTTACCGCAGGTTTGCTTACCCTGTCAGGCTGGGGGGCGGCGGCTTCCCCGGTTCAGGCGGCGGCTTCGGCTGAGGCACCGGCTTGCGGGACTGGAGATCACGGGCTGCTTCAGGATTTACAAAAGGCACATAGCGGAGCTGACAGCGTTCCCCTCACCTTCTCGGATGTGGAGTTTCTGAACGCGAATACCGGGCGCGCAGCCGGGAACGGCTTCCTGATTGGAACCTCGGACGGCGGCTGCCATTTCCAAAACATCTATGAAGGACAGTGGAGCTTCCAGCAGATTGATTTCCCGGATAATGTTCACGGCTGGGCGCTTGCCGCGGTCAAGGACGGACAGGCTAAATATCTGTTAAGAACGGCAGACGGCGGCTCTACCTGGACAAGGCTGTCGAACAAGGCCGTGACCTTTGAATCGGTAGAATTTCTGGACAGCAGCAAGGGATTCGGCTACAACCGGACCTCTACTTACTATACGAATGATGGCGGGGAGAGCTGGAGCCTGATCAAGACACCTGCCAATACCCGCGGAGCCCATTTCACCAGCAGGAATAACGGCTGGGCTGTTGTAGTTGTTCCCGGGAGCGGCTATCGGGTAATGAAGACAACTAACGGCGGAGCAGCCTGGAAGCAGGTACTTAGCGCCTCCACTCCTGAGGCGAATTACGGACAGATCTACGCCAAGGACAGTCAGGTGTATGCGCTGCTGTACGGCGGCGTCGGCATGTCGCAGACCTCTTATTCTCTCTACGGCAGCTCTAACTCCGGCGGCAGCTGGACCCGGGTGATTGCCCAGGAGACCGCAGGCGGCGGTCCGGCTCCCGGCAGCGGCGTAGCTGTAGCGAAGAAGGGCCCCGCTTCGGGCACCCCCGGCAATATGGTACTGATCGGCAAATCGGCAGCCTTCCTGGCTGGGTACCAGCCGGCAGCGGAGCAAGTGGGCATCGGGCTCACCAAGAACAACGGACAGAGCTGGAAGAATCAGCAGACCGTTCCCGGCTTCGAAGGAACGATCTCGTTCACCGATGCCAACCAGGGCTGGCTCGCGGTCAAGGATTTGAACAGCTCCACCCTCTACGTGACTAAGGATGCAGGTGCTACCTGGACAGCGCGGTTTTCTTTTGAGACGGCAGGGCGGTAGGTTGTTCGTAAGATAATGGCGAATGACGAATGATAAAGATGAATGACAAATGACAAATGACGAAGGTCAAAGACAAAGACGGGTCTTCTCCCTATGGGGGCGGGCCCGTCTTGCTTATTCTAATAGGAGCATTCGGCCCACGCGCCGCTCGCCGTCCCGTTGTAATCGGTTTTTCGATTGCATTCGGCCCACGCGCCGCTCGCCGTCCCGTTGTAATCGGTTTTTCGATTACATTCGGTCTACGCGCCGCTCGCCGTCCCGTTGTAATCGGTTTTTCGATTACATTCGGTCTACGCGCCGCTCGCCGTCCCATTGTAATCGGTTTTTCGATTACATTCGGTGCTCGCAAGCAGGCCCGGCCTGAATGTATGCGAAAAACAGCATACGATGTGCTCGCAAGCAGGCAACCAGCCTGAATGTATGCGACAAACAGCATATGTTGTGTTCGGCTGAAACGATACCGTCCTTTTAATGGACGGGAAAGCCGTTTCTATTGTGGTGCAGCAGAATGACAGGTATTGTGGAGAATAACGTTAGGTTTGGTGTAATACTTGTGAGTAGCGGGTAATGGGATAGCATAGGGGGTGAAGCATGGTTAGACCTGTTAGAATACTCTGGATCAGCGCTGTTGTGGTGAATATTGTAGGCTTGGCTCTCTTTGTCCTGCTGACGAGCCCAGGGTTCAGCCAAGGGTTCATCCTGGATGTCATAAATATATTGTTGCTGCAGATATTAGGCATCCCCTCTGCGGTTTTGGTTGTTGCATCGCTTCTTCTGTTGAAGTACACAAGGAAACCGCCAGGCTGGGCGGGGTACATAGGAATCTTCATCATGATAGGGGCGTTACTGTGGATTGGGGGATATTTTCTGTTTTTTGCAGGGCTGATGCTATTCGAGAACGTCCGGTAAAAATAATTCTTTACTGATCGTTCTCGAATATGCTAGGATGCTGATACGAAAGAAATTATTTTTTTGACAATATTAGAACGATTGGTCTCAAATGAAATGATGAGGAGTGGTTAACGATGGGGAAGCTTGACGGGAAGGTTGCATTGATTACCGGAGGGAATAGCGGGATTGGGCTGGCGAGTGCCAGGTTGTTTGTGGCGGAGGGCGCGCGAGTGGTCATTACCGGCCGCAATCCGGTGTCCCTGCATGCGGCGGTAGAAGAGCTGGGCGCGGAGCATGCGGTTGCTGTCCAGGCGGATGCGACTGATCCGCAGAGTGCGGTGAAGGCTGTGAATGCAGCGATAGAGGTCTTCGGCAGACTGGATGTGGTCTATGCGAATGCAGGCATCGCGGGCTCTACACCGCTGGGCAGTACGGAACTGGCCGCCTTCGAGGAGGTGCTCCGGGTCAATGTGACCGGTACCTTCTTCACCGTCCAGGCTGCGCTGCCTCATCTGAAGGCCGGAGCCTCCGTCATTCTGACGGGCTCTGTGTTAGCCAAGGCGGGAAGACCCGGCAATTCTGCCTATGCGGCCAGTAAAGGAGCGGTCAGCAGCATGACGAAGGTGCTGGCCTCCGAGCTGTCCCCGCTGGGCATCCGCGTCAACAACATCGCGCCCGGCGTAACGCGCACTCCGATCTGGGGCGAGTCGGCGATGGATAACTGGAAGCAGGTTGAGGCAGGCATGGCCCTTTCGATTCCTCTGGGCCGTGCGGGTGTACCCGAAGAGATCGCCAAGGTAGCGCTGTTCCTGGCCTCCGAGGATTCATCGTATATCCAGGGCGCAGATATCGCCGTTGACGGCGGAGCCGGCAGCTCTCCGCTGGGCGCACCAATATACCGCCAGAACGCATAAGGAATTAGAGTAGCAGGAAGAGTGGCTAGTGGCAGGAAGCACCTTGAGGGGTGCTTTTTTGCGCGTTAAGGCCGGAGAATAGAATGTATGTGGAAAACTGAATACAATTTACCGGCAATCACCAGTGTGGTAAAATGAACTGGCACATGTAAAAATATGTTATTCCATACTCTGAGCTAAAATCCTATTGTTGAATGGAGGTTATCCGCATGAGGCTTACTAACCGGGTTACGATAATTGCTGTTGTGGTACTCGTTGTCGTAGCAGGTGGGATCTACCTGTCGCTAACCGGATTACCCTATAAAAGAAGTCAAATCGCTAATGAGGTCAAAACATACCTCATTCATACCAGAGCCTATCCCGAAGCAGATATTCAAGAGATCCGGGGAGTGTATAGCCTGAAGTCGGGCGATTATGAAGCGGAGGTAAGGTATAGGGATGAACCTGATCAGAACTACACCTATGCCAAAGTAAATGGAGTGTTCAGACTCGTCGGGGTCAGCAGCATGTACGGGGGACATATCGATGAAACTTTTTATTGAAGATTGATTTCCAGGTAAGAGGTAAACGTTCTGCACTGTCGAATAAGAGAATATACATAATGATGGAAAAGCTTGCATGCAAGGCGGATGTGTTGTAAACGCTCACAATAGATGCAGGAGGCGAACGGGATGGACGGTAGCAAGTCGTTAATCTATCAAATTCTCAAGACGATTGAAGAGGGCAAAGAACCAGTATTGGAGAACCTGGAGGGAGTGACGGTCGGGGGCTTCCACAGTGCGCTTGAGCAGATTGTTGAGAATAAGCTGGCGAATAATATCAGCTTTTCGCTCAGCGGTAAAGGCAAGAAGGCGGTCCGCGTCGTGGATACGAGCGGCTCCAAATTGACGGCGCAGGGTGTAAATTATATACATGTCCAGGATAGCCGCACCTACTAGCTATATATAAGAAACAAGACAACACCCGCAGAAATGGAGAGATGATCTCCTGCTGCGGGTGTTTGCCATTGTGCGGCAAGTGCCTATTCGCCAGTCTTGATGATCCAGACCTCCGGCAGATTGCGGTACTGCTCGGCATAGTCGAGACCGTAGCCGACGACGAATTCGTCCGGGATGTCAATCCCGCTGTAGTCAATGGGAACATCGACCAGGCGGCGGGAAGGCTTGCTGAGGATGGTGCAGATGCGTACACTGGCGGCTTCGCGCAGGGCGAACAGCTGCTGCAGATGCTGAAGCGTCAGCCCGGTGTCGATCAGATCCTCGACGAGCAGGACATGCTTGCCCCGGATATCGATGTCGATATCCTTCTTAATCGTGATGACACCGGAGGAGGTGGCGCTGGCGCCGTAGCTGGAGACCGACATATAATCGATGCCAATCGGAAAAGTAATCTCGCGCATCAGGTCGGACATGAATACAGCGCCGCCCTTTAGAATACCGATAAGCACAAGCTCCTTGCCTTCGTAGTCGCGCGATATTTCAGCGCCTAGCTCCTGTACTCGCTGCTTCAGCTGGTCCTTGCTGACCAGAACTTTGGTAATTTGGCTCATGATTGACGCTCCTTATGGATCAGGATGGGATCAGGAAGATGATCTGTCCTTTTCCTTAAGCATAACATCATGTGCGCCTCCTTCAAAGATCGTTGTCGAGGAGACCAGGGTAATCTTGGCCTTCTGCTGTAGTTCCGGGATGGTCAGCGCGCCGCAATTGCACATGGTGGACTTGATTTTGCTGATGCTGAGATCAAGATTATCCTTTAGCCGTCCGGCATAGGGAATGAAGGAATCCACGCCCTCCTCGAATTCCAGCTTGCGCTCTTTATCGGCATTGCCGAAGTCATAACGCTGCCAGTTGCGGGCCCGGCTGGAGCCTTCTCCCCAATATTCCTTCACGAAGTTCCCCCCGACCAGCAGCTTGCGTCCGGGACTCTCATCGAATCTGGCAAAATAACGCCCGAGCATCACGAAGTCAGCGCCCATCGCCAGCGCCAGCACAATATGATAGTCATAAACAATCCCGCCGTCCGAGCAGATGGGGACATAGATGCCGGTCTGCTCGTAATATTCCTGGCGGGCCGCCGCCACTTCGATGACAGAGGAGGCCTGGCCCCGGCCGATGCCCTTTTGCTCGCGGGTGATGCAGATGGAGCCGCCGCCGATACCGACTTTTATGAAATCGGCTCCAGCCTCCACGAGATACAGGAAGCCTTCTTTGTCAACAACATTGCCCGCGCCGACCTTCACGCCCTCCCCGAAAGTCTCCTTAATATAATGGATAGTCTCCGCCTGCCACTCCGAATACCCGTCAGAGGAATCGATACACAGGATATCTGCTCCAGCTTCCACCAGCGCCGGTACACGCTCCTTGTAATCCCGCGAATTGATTCCGGCACCCACGATGAGCTGTTTGTTGTCGTCATGCAGCTCCAGGGGATACTCCTGATGACTGTCATAATCCTTGCGGAAGACCAAGTGGACGAGATGTCCGCTGGCATTCACAATCGGCAGGCAGTTCAGCTTATGATCCCAGATCATGTCGTTCGCTTCCGTCAGCGTGATGCCTTCTTCGGCGTAGATTAACGAAGCGAGCGGGGTCATGAACTCCGTAATCGGGCAATCCGGCGGGAGGCGGTTCTCGCGGTAATCCCGGCTGGTGACGATGCCCATCAGTCTGCCTGTCGGTTCTCCGTTGTCCGTGATCGCAATGGTGGAGTGGCCGCTGCGCGCCTTCAGCACCAGCACATCCTGAAGCGTATCTTCCGGGCGCAGGTTCGAGTCACTGAGGACGAATCCGGCTTTGAACTTTTTGACCCGGCGCACCATTTCGACCTGCTGGCCGATGGACTGGGAGCCGTAGATGAAGGAGATGCCCCCGCTTTTGGCCAGTGCAATCGCCATGTTGTGGTCGGATACCGCCTGCATTACCGCCGAAGTCACGGGGAGGTTCATGGTCAGTGCCGGGGTCTCTCCCCGGCGGAATTTGGTTACCGGTGTGCTAAGATCCACATTGCCGGGAATGCAATCTTTGGTGGTCAGGCTGGGCACCAGCAGGAACTCACTGAAGGTTCTTGAAGGCTGCTCGTAATAAAAAGCCATGGCTTGTCACTCCCCTGCTATTTTTTGATAAATCATACCTGGGACAGAAATCTGACGGGTACTCCAATGTCCGCTTCCAGCTGCTTGTAATGCTCCCCTTTGGCCAGAATAGCCTGCACTCCGACAAGTTCAATGTCCATCACGGACAATTGAGCGGCAATACAGCGGATCGTAGCGCCTGAACTAATCACATCATCCAGCAGCAGTACTCGGTCACCGGAAGAGAAGCCGTCAAAATAAATATAATTCTCATTATACGCCGTCTCGCGCCTTATACTAACCTCATAATTCTCGTACAGCTCCGTACTGAGCCGCAGAATATTCATCGGCTTCATCAGCTTATAGGCAGCCAGCATCCCCCAGGTATGACCGCCGGGTTCAGGGGAGACAATGTAGTCGAAATCCGGAAATTGCTCCCCTACAGCATCCGCCAGATTGTGAGTGATTTCACGGATCAGCTCGGGGGCGATATACGTTCCGCGTTCTCCGAAGGGGTAGAGCTTGAAGTCATAGGCGGTGTCCTTGTTCTTGTAGATCCTCACATTTCTAGCCTTACGGATCGATTCACTTAAGCTTGCGTAGGATGAACTCATTTGCCCTCACTCCTTCTATTATAATAGATGCCAAAAACCCCAGGCTAAAGGAGGCGCAGTCCAACGCAGGATACATCAGCAGAGGAAAGCACGGTTTCGCCCGTGAGTTCAAACTGATTCATCCAGCATGGGGTCTGGCCTCTTGTAGCCTGGGGCAATTTACGGTTGCCTGTAGATACGCCCATTCCGGATTAACGGGCTTATACAAGAGAGGTTTGAAGGGGTATAACTGACACGAGGTTAACTTGAAAACGGAGATTTAGATCTTTTTTGCTACATATGTTATAAAAGTTAACTCATTTCATTTGTTATATGCTATCATCCGCAATAAAGTGTGTCAATATTTCATCTATATGTTATATTTCATTACTTATATACTTATTTATAATAATTATTATCTGCAATTCATAAATAGTTCAAAGGTTTTGTTAAAAGCCGTATTTTGATGTGATATACTTAACACAGCGTTTTGAGATCTTGTGAAATTGATTCTATTATTTGCTGATAAGCAGTAACAGCGCCTACACCAATGAATATAGATTAGGATGGTGAACAAGCGATGCATATTGTCGTCGTTGGCCTGAATTACCGTACGGCTCCCGTAGAGGTGAGGGAACAGTTCGCTTTTGCCGAGAAGGATCTGCCTGCTGCGCTTCATCAGCTGCTGCAGACGAAGAGCGTTCTGGAAGGGGTCGTTGTCGCCACCTGTAACCGGACGGAAATTTATGTGGTCGTGGACCGCCTTCATATGTGCGGATATTTCATCCGCAGCTTCATGGAGCAGTGGTTCGGAGTAAGAAGCGATGTATTTACGCAACATATGTATATATATGAAGACGAGCAGGCGATTGCCCATCTGATGCGTGTCACCTGCGGTCTGGATTCCATGGTGATTGGCGAGACGCAGATTCTGGGTCAGGTGCGCAGCGCCTTCCTGACGGCTCAGGCGGAAGGGGTTACCGGAACCTGGTTCAACCGGCTGTTCAAGCAGGCGGTGACGCTCGGCAAGCGTGCGCATAGTGAGACCTCGATTGGCGAGAGTGCGGTGTCGGTCAGCTATGCGGCAGTGGAGCTGGGGAAGCGGATCTTCGGCATGTTCACCGGCAAAAGAGTGCTCATTCTCGGCGCCGGCAAAATGAGCGAGCTGACGGTGAAGCATCTGTACAGCAGCGGCGCGGCGGAAGTGATTGTCGCCAACCGTACCTTGTCCCGTGCTATCGAGCTGGCCGAGAAATTCTCGGGTAAGCCCAGCACGATTGAAGAGGCGCTGAAATCTCTGGATGAAGTGGATATTGTGATCAGCTCTACTGGTGCAGACGGCTATGTGCTGACGGCTGCCCAGGTAGCCGAGGGCATGAAGCGCCGCCCTTCACGGCCGCTGTTCATGATCGACATTGCTGTGCCGCGTGATATTGATCCTGCTGCTGCCAGTGTGCCGGATGTATTCCTCTATGATATCGATGATTTGGAAGGCATTGTGGAGAGTAATCTGGAGATGCGCCGCAGTGAAGCCGCCAAAATCGAGGTTATGATTGAAGGAGAGATGGCGGATTTCCAGCAATGGCTGAAGACGCTTGGCGTCAGACCGGTGATCCGTGCGCTGCAGGACAAATCGAATGGAATATATGAAGAAACGATGGATAGCCTGTTCAACAAGCTGCCTGAGCTGGATGAGCATCAGCGCAAGGTGATCCGCCGGCTGACCAAGAGCATCGTCAATCAGATGATGCATGATCCGATCAATGTGATCAAGGAGATGTCCGGCGGCAAGCAGGGCAATGAAGCGCTGGAGTATTTCACTCAAATCTTCGCCCTGCAGGAGAAGTTGGATGCAGCTCCGGCAAGTGGAAGTGTTGAACCGCTTCAGCACAGCTCTGCTGAACGGTCCTCCGGCGGAGAGATCCGGGTGCCGGGAGCGGTGCTTACCCCAGCCGGTCTGCTGGGCGGGTGAGCCACATGCTACTGCTGAACGGAATATATGATGCCGCTCTGCTGCTATATGCCCTGAGCCTGCTGTTTGTTTTCTCGGATTGCCTTAGGCGCAATCCGGGCGGAAAGCGGCTGGGCACGGGGCTTCTTGCTGTTGTGGGCCTGCTTCAGCTCACAGGGCTTGCGATCCGTTTCTCCCAGGAGGGCGGCTTGCCGATTTTCACGCCTTATGATTTCTTGTTCTGGTTCTCCTTCAGCATGGTGGTTACCTCATTCGCCGTGACGTATACGCGCGGCGGTGAGTTCACCGTCCTGCTGCTCAGCATGGCGGGCTTCAGCGTATTCCTGCTGAACCGGGTATGGCTGACGGCAGAGGATCATACGCTGCAGAGCTGGAGTGCGGTGCATGGCTGGCTGGCGATGCATGTAATTTTGGCGAATCTGAGCTTTGCCGCACTGACATTGGGGACAGTATTTGCGATAATGTATCTGTTCCTGCATACGAAGCTGAAGAATAAGAAGTGGGATGACCGCGTCCGCAGGCTGCCCAGCCTGGAAACGATGGACAAATATTCTTACACGGCGATCCTGGCCGGAGTTCCGCTGCTGCTGGCCTCGCTGATTCTGGCGGGACTGTCGATTGTCGCGGAAGGGCGGACGCCGCTGTTTCAGGATACGAAGGTCCTGACTACGCTTACGGGCCTTGGCGTCTACATTGTATATCTTGTGCTGAAGTTCTCCGGCCGCCGAAGCGGTACAGTCATGGCCCGCTGGGCGATTGCCGGGTACGGCTTCATTATCCTTAACTTCCTGCTGAATTCCTGGTCGAAGTTCCATGGCTGGGGCGGGGATTGAAGCGGGCTGGAGATAGGTGTTCCATGGGAGACTGCATGGGATGGAAGATGGATGAGAGCGAGTAGGAACTGCTGGGGAGAGCTGGAGTGAGCGGGATGAAGAGTAGCTTTCCAGTGGAATGGAAGATGGATGAGAGCGAGTTGGAACTCTGGGGAGCTGGAGTGAGCGTGATGAAAAAGTATCTGCCGATTATGCTGGATGTGGAAGGCCGGAGGGTGGTGATCGTTGGCGGCGGGGCGGTGGCTGCGCGCAAGGCAGCTCCGCTGCTGGAAGCGGGCGCGGAGCTGGTAGTGATCAGCCCCTCGCTCAGCGGGACGCTGGCTGCGATGGCTGATGAGGGGCGGCTGCAATGGATCAGCCGCCCCTATGCTCCCGGGGATCTCCAGGGAGCTGTGCTGGTCTATGCCGCGAGTGATGACCGAGCGGTGAATGAGGCGGTTGCAGGGGAGGCCCGGCTACTGGGGCTGCCCGTTAATGTGGCCAGCCATGCGGAGGCGGGCACATTCATTACGCCCGGCGTGCTCCGCCGCGGGCGCTTGACGGTTTCGGTCTCGACCTCCGGGGCGGGACCGTCTGCGGCTGCGGAGATTACGCAGCAGATTGCGGGGCTGCTCGGCGAGGAATACGAGCCGTATCTGGATTTTTTGCATGAGCTGCGGACAGCGATTAAGCAGCTGGAGCCAGCGGCAGAGACCCGGGCGCGGCTCTTGCGGCGGCTGGGGAAGCTGGATGTGTTGAATGAGCTTAGGCAGGGCACCTTTATACCATGGACGCCCGAGGAGATTGAGGCTTGGGTAGCGCGCAACCGGGTGGAATAGGCGGCGGCAGTGGCTGGGCGGCCGAGGTGGGCAAATGAAGTGTAAAAATGCCCTTGAATTTGTGCGAAGTGGCCCAGTCGAGCAAATTAGGTGTATAAATACACTTGAATTCCGCCAAATCGGCTCAATCGAGCAAATGAAGAGTATAAATACACCTGAATTCGGCGAAAGCCGCTCAGTCGAGCAAATGAAGAGTATAAATACACTTGAATTCGGCAAAAGCAGCTCAAACGAGCAAATGAAGTGTATAAATACCCTTGAATTCGGCAAAAGCAGCTCAAACGAGCAAATGAGGTGTATAAATACACCTGAATTCCGCCAAATCGGCTCAAATGAGCAAATGAAGTGTATAAATACCCTTGAATTCGGCAAAAGCAGCTCAAACGAGCAAATGAAGTGTATAAATACCCTTGAATTCGGCCGAAGCAGCTCAAATGAGCAAATGAAGTGTATAAATACCCTTGAATTCGGCCAAAGCGGCTCGAATGAGCAAATCCAGGGTAGAGTTGTACGGCGGCGGCTGGAATAAGGGACTGACATGAACAGGGGGAATGGGCATGCGGAAGATTATCGTGGGCAGCAGACAAAGTGCGCTGGCGTTGACGCAGACGGGGCATGTGATTGCCGATCTGGAGCGGCTTAGCGGAGAGCATGGGTTTGATTTTACTTTTGAGGTGCATAAGATTGTGACCAAGGGTGACCGGATTCTCGATGTG
The sequence above is a segment of the Paenibacillus sp. FSL R7-0204 genome. Coding sequences within it:
- a CDS encoding phosphoribosyltransferase, with product MSSSYASLSESIRKARNVRIYKNKDTAYDFKLYPFGERGTYIAPELIREITHNLADAVGEQFPDFDYIVSPEPGGHTWGMLAAYKLMKPMNILRLSTELYENYEVSIRRETAYNENYIYFDGFSSGDRVLLLDDVISSGATIRCIAAQLSVMDIELVGVQAILAKGEHYKQLEADIGVPVRFLSQV
- a CDS encoding precorrin-2 dehydrogenase/sirohydrochlorin ferrochelatase family protein; translation: MKSSFPVEWKMDESELELWGAGVSVMKKYLPIMLDVEGRRVVIVGGGAVAARKAAPLLEAGAELVVISPSLSGTLAAMADEGRLQWISRPYAPGDLQGAVLVYAASDDRAVNEAVAGEARLLGLPVNVASHAEAGTFITPGVLRRGRLTVSVSTSGAGPSAAAEITQQIAGLLGEEYEPYLDFLHELRTAIKQLEPAAETRARLLRRLGKLDVLNELRQGTFIPWTPEEIEAWVARNRVE
- a CDS encoding IMP dehydrogenase; the encoded protein is MAFYYEQPSRTFSEFLLVPSLTTKDCIPGNVDLSTPVTKFRRGETPALTMNLPVTSAVMQAVSDHNMAIALAKSGGISFIYGSQSIGQQVEMVRRVKKFKAGFVLSDSNLRPEDTLQDVLVLKARSGHSTIAITDNGEPTGRLMGIVTSRDYRENRLPPDCPITEFMTPLASLIYAEEGITLTEANDMIWDHKLNCLPIVNASGHLVHLVFRKDYDSHQEYPLELHDDNKQLIVGAGINSRDYKERVPALVEAGADILCIDSSDGYSEWQAETIHYIKETFGEGVKVGAGNVVDKEGFLYLVEAGADFIKVGIGGGSICITREQKGIGRGQASSVIEVAAARQEYYEQTGIYVPICSDGGIVYDYHIVLALAMGADFVMLGRYFARFDESPGRKLLVGGNFVKEYWGEGSSRARNWQRYDFGNADKERKLEFEEGVDSFIPYAGRLKDNLDLSISKIKSTMCNCGALTIPELQQKAKITLVSSTTIFEGGAHDVMLKEKDRSSS
- the hemA gene encoding glutamyl-tRNA reductase, coding for MHIVVVGLNYRTAPVEVREQFAFAEKDLPAALHQLLQTKSVLEGVVVATCNRTEIYVVVDRLHMCGYFIRSFMEQWFGVRSDVFTQHMYIYEDEQAIAHLMRVTCGLDSMVIGETQILGQVRSAFLTAQAEGVTGTWFNRLFKQAVTLGKRAHSETSIGESAVSVSYAAVELGKRIFGMFTGKRVLILGAGKMSELTVKHLYSSGAAEVIVANRTLSRAIELAEKFSGKPSTIEEALKSLDEVDIVISSTGADGYVLTAAQVAEGMKRRPSRPLFMIDIAVPRDIDPAAASVPDVFLYDIDDLEGIVESNLEMRRSEAAKIEVMIEGEMADFQQWLKTLGVRPVIRALQDKSNGIYEETMDSLFNKLPELDEHQRKVIRRLTKSIVNQMMHDPINVIKEMSGGKQGNEALEYFTQIFALQEKLDAAPASGSVEPLQHSSAERSSGGEIRVPGAVLTPAGLLGG
- a CDS encoding SDR family NAD(P)-dependent oxidoreductase; this translates as MGKLDGKVALITGGNSGIGLASARLFVAEGARVVITGRNPVSLHAAVEELGAEHAVAVQADATDPQSAVKAVNAAIEVFGRLDVVYANAGIAGSTPLGSTELAAFEEVLRVNVTGTFFTVQAALPHLKAGASVILTGSVLAKAGRPGNSAYAASKGAVSSMTKVLASELSPLGIRVNNIAPGVTRTPIWGESAMDNWKQVEAGMALSIPLGRAGVPEEIAKVALFLASEDSSYIQGADIAVDGGAGSSPLGAPIYRQNA
- the hpt gene encoding hypoxanthine phosphoribosyltransferase produces the protein MMSQITKVLVSKDQLKQRVQELGAEISRDYEGKELVLIGILKGGAVFMSDLMREITFPIGIDYMSVSSYGASATSSGVITIKKDIDIDIRGKHVLLVEDLIDTGLTLQHLQQLFALREAASVRICTILSKPSRRLVDVPIDYSGIDIPDEFVVGYGLDYAEQYRNLPEVWIIKTGE
- the ccsA gene encoding cytochrome c biogenesis protein CcsA translates to MLLLNGIYDAALLLYALSLLFVFSDCLRRNPGGKRLGTGLLAVVGLLQLTGLAIRFSQEGGLPIFTPYDFLFWFSFSMVVTSFAVTYTRGGEFTVLLLSMAGFSVFLLNRVWLTAEDHTLQSWSAVHGWLAMHVILANLSFAALTLGTVFAIMYLFLHTKLKNKKWDDRVRRLPSLETMDKYSYTAILAGVPLLLASLILAGLSIVAEGRTPLFQDTKVLTTLTGLGVYIVYLVLKFSGRRSGTVMARWAIAGYGFIILNFLLNSWSKFHGWGGD
- a CDS encoding DUF3139 domain-containing protein, producing the protein MRLTNRVTIIAVVVLVVVAGGIYLSLTGLPYKRSQIANEVKTYLIHTRAYPEADIQEIRGVYSLKSGDYEAEVRYRDEPDQNYTYAKVNGVFRLVGVSSMYGGHIDETFY